In the genome of Planctomyces sp. SH-PL62, the window GGCCGGGCCTCGTGATCGATCAGGGACAGGCCCGGCTGGACGTCGCTTTGAACTTGACCGAAGGCACCGAGCGATTCACCGTATCGGCCGACCTGACTGATCTGGCGGCGACCCGGGATGGGCGTCCGCTGACCCTTCGCAAGCCTGTTTCGCTCTCAGGTGCCCTGACGCGCGTCGGCGGAGATATCGCCGTCGAATCCTTTGGTTTGAAGGCGGCGGGCGTCCAGGCCGTGGCGACGGGCGATCTGGAGCATGGGCTGAAGGTCTCGGGAACTATCGACCTCGCCGTCGTTGAGAAGCAGGCCCGCGAATGGATCGAGGTCGGCGCCCTGTCGCTGGCCGGCAAAGGGAGGATGGCCGCAGATTATCGTCCGGAGGGGGGCCTTTTCAAGGCGCGGCTCGCGGCAGAGCTCGACGGCTTGAGGATCGCGGGTCTCACTGACGAGCCGATCGATCGCGATCACGTCCGCATTGAAGGGGCCGCCGACGGGCCTCGCGGAGAAAGCGGCGTCCCGACGAACTGGCGGGCCATTCGCCTGGGCGTGACCGCAGGGGCGACAAGGGCGAACTTGCTCGCCAGGACGACTGGAGGCGTCGCCACCTTCGATCTCGACGGGTCGACCCCAATTACAACTCCTGCCTCGGCGATCGCATCGGGGAAGGTCACATTGCGTCGGTCGGGGCGTGTACTCGATCTCGATGCCGTCCACCTTGTCGCGACGCCCACCGATCCGCAGGCCGCTTCCGCCGCAATCGCCCTGACGGCGAAGGGAAGTCTCGATCTTGACGCCGGTCGTCTCGTCCTCATCCCCGTCGGGCCGCAGCCTTCAGCTGGGATCGCGGTGGGCCCGCAGGGCTTCATGCTGACCGGTGTCGGCAAGCCCGAAAGGCCCATGAATCTGGACGCGGTCCTCGTCGGCGAGCTCTCGGCCCTCGATCGGACGTTGGCCTACTGGACGCAGTCGTCCTTGTGGGGCCTGGGCGGGACGTGGTCGGGACGGCTGACCGGAACCAGACAGGCCGATGGACGGTTCCAGTTCCAGAGTCGGACGAACTCGCCCAATTTCACGATGACCACCCAGCACGGCCCTGTCGGGGTGACGCTGGCCGGGACGTACTCCCCGGCCGAGGACATCCTTGATCTCTCGAATTTCGAGCTGGCGACGGCTTACGCCCGACTGGCCGGACGAGGGACCGTCGCCGAGATCGGTGCCAGGCGGTTGGCTGACGTGACGGCCCTCGTGGAGCCGCATTGGGAGACGCTTGATCCCCTGGTGGCCGCGGCCGTCGAGCCTGGCGCTCGAATTCGTGCGACCGTGAAACCATTTCACCTCAAGGGATCGCTCGCCGCCGGCTCGACCTCCCAGATCCTGAAGGGGATGGAAGGCGCACTGGCGGTCGACCTCGCATCGGCCCAGACTTTCGGGATGCAGGTCGGACCCACTCCGGTCGTCTTGAGAATGGGCGGCGGTCGAGCGGTCTTCGACCCCGTTTCGACCACGATCAACAACGGAGAGATGGAGATGTCCGCCCAACTGGGCCTCGACGACCCGGCCTCGATTTGGCTCCTGGTTGCCGAGGGGAGCAAGATCGACGGTGCGTCGATCAACAAGGCGGTCTCGGACGACGTCCTCTCCTACATCGCCCCGGTGCTCGACAAGGCCGGCGATATCTCCGGCAAGGTCTCACTGACGGTCGTCGGGGCTTCGATCCCGCTGACCGGCGCAGGCGCCCTCCGCGTCGACGGGCAACTCGTCTTCGACGACGTCGCCTTCCAGCCCGGACCACTCGCGAGTGAGCTCGTCTCGCTGACCGGCGAATCGCCGACCAAATTGACCCTACGCCAGCCGCTGCAACTCCAGATCGCCGATGGTCGAGTCCGGCAAAGCGGACTGTCGATCCCGGTGGCCGACGTCCAGGTCAAACTTGGCGGATCCGTGGGCTTTGATAAGACCCTGGCGATGCGTGCTTCGGTCCCGATCACGCCCCGGATGCTCGGCGGCAACGCCGCCGTCCAGCAGTTCGTCGGCGGCACTGAGATCGCCATCCCCATCGGAGGCACGATTTCCCACCCGACCATCGATCGCAACGGGCTCCGACTCGCATTGAAGGACGCCGCCCGATCAATGGTCAGGCGAGGCGTCCAGGCCGAAGCTGGTCGCCTGATCGAGCGGGCCCTCCCCTCCGCCGCCGAAGGTCGTCGAGCGAATCCTTCCGGTGGCTCCTTCGGTCGCGACGCCCTGAAGATCCTCGAGGGCGTCGGTCGCGACCTCGCCCAGCCGGATCCGCGATGATTCGACCTGAACTCGAATCGGGGGACGGCCGCTACTAATTACAGAGCGTAACTCCCGCGGGGAGTCGGTGATGGAACGCACGGCGACGTCCGTGACGACCACCTCCGACGGCCCCGCCCGCCGCCTTGCGCCTCCATGAAGGAGCCGAAGGCCGCCGTCGACGAACAAGGTTCGTCGGCAAGGGGGTTGCTGGGCGTGCAGGAAATGTAGGCGATGAGGTCGGTCGACCGCATCGAATGCGACTCCCCCGCGTTACTCATCGGCGAAGCCTCGCCCTGCCCGGTGGAGGCCGGGCGTCGACCGAGCCGCAATCCGATTCATGCCGGGGACGCGGTGTCAAGAATCGCTTCGATCCACCCTCTCGCCCCCGGCCTGGTCGGTTCCTTGGGGCTCCAGGATGTTGCATAACTGCCTCTTAGGCCGCCCGAAGCATCCAAATTGGCAACATGCCTGCACGTACGTGGCCGAGAAGGGGCTAAATTCCTGTACAATCCGCTTGCAAGCCCTCAAGGCCAGAGGCGAGAAGCTCCAGGGATCGAACACCGTCCGGCTCAGTAGCGAACTCAGCAATAAGCACCTCTGATCTTGAAGGCAAACCAAATGGCCGCCTGCCCACGGGATAGAGAAGGCCTTCCCGAACGAATCCGGACCGGCCTGCGTGGACACGGCGACATTTGTATCAGCATCTCCACCGCGACCATACGTACCATCCGCCGATCCCGAATCGGTCTGTTTATGCTGGTGAATCAAAAAAGTTCCTTGGTTTCAAGGACTTGCGTGCACTCTGAGGCTAAACACTTTTAGACCGATTTTGACTGGGTTGCGCGGGGCGGTGCGGAAAATTTCGGTACTTACCGTGTAGAAACTTGACATATCCGCTGCGGCCGCGGTAGGATCCTCAAGCAAGGGGCGAAGGATTCACGTAGCTAAGCATGCATCCAGGGCATCCCCTTCGAGGCCGTTGAATTTGACTGAAGGGTCGCTAGATGCAACCCATGGGGACGGAGTCTGGACTTGTTCAAACCACTCCTCTCGTGAGTGAGGAATTCACCCAGGGTTGACTCAGCAAACGCAGCCCTGAGCCCTGACCCGTCTCCCACGATCCGGTGATCGGTTTCACCCGGATCAGCCCGAGTAACAAGTTCGACCAGATTAATTCGACGCCGGTTGCGGGGTTCGCAGGTGGGTTGTACCCCCTCGATTGCCGACCTGGCGTCGAAATCGGCCGGAGCGCCGGGGTCGATCCGACGAAGTCCGACTCTTGATGGGATGTCATAAGTTCGGCGCGGCTCGTCGGCCGGCGCGGCGGAGTGGGGGAGTCCCAACGATTTTGAGGATTTCCATGAAAATTCAAGCACACCGAGCGATCACACGGCTCGGCCACCGTTCCGTGAAAAGATTTGCGGAGATGCTTCTGTCGGCGGCCCTGCTTTGCCTCTCATGCCCGGCTATGCTTCTCGCGATGCTCGCCGTTCGCATCACGTCGCCCGGCCCCGCCCTGTACTTCCAGGAGAGGTTGGGGCTTCGTGGCCGTCGTATTATGATCTGTAAGATCCGGACCATGACCTTGAACTGCGAGCGCGAGTCCGGAGCGGTCTGGTCGACGCCCGGTGATCCCAGAGTCACTCCGATCGGGCGGTTTCTGAGACGCGTTCACCTCGACGAGCTGCCCCAGCTGGTCAACGTCCTTCGAGGCGACATGAGCCTCGTCGGCCCGCGCCCCGAGCGTCCCGAGATCGTGGCCCAGATCGAACGAGCTCTGCCCCACTATCGCCGCAGGCTCGAGGTCAGGCCTGGTCTGACCGGGCTGGCTCAGGTGCTCCAACCTCCAGACACAGATCTTGGGAGCGTGCAACGGAAGCTCGAGCTCGATCTGCAGTACATGGAGCAGGAGAGCTGGATCATGGACGTCAAGATTCTCCTGGCCACCCCCCTGCATATGATCAACTATCCCAGCCGGAGCATCGCACGGTTCTTGCAGGTCTCGCTCGACGACC includes:
- a CDS encoding sugar transferase → MLLSAALLCLSCPAMLLAMLAVRITSPGPALYFQERLGLRGRRIMICKIRTMTLNCERESGAVWSTPGDPRVTPIGRFLRRVHLDELPQLVNVLRGDMSLVGPRPERPEIVAQIERALPHYRRRLEVRPGLTGLAQVLQPPDTDLGSVQRKLELDLQYMEQESWIMDVKILLATPLHMINYPSRSIARFLQVSLDDLDAPASLAVSDSASDGVHVQATYAS